From Mus musculus strain C57BL/6J chromosome 17, GRCm38.p6 C57BL/6J, the proteins below share one genomic window:
- the Trim15 gene encoding tripartite motif-containing protein 15 isoform 1 (isoform 1 is encoded by transcript variant 1) — MPSTRSLRGLHQVACPVCTRPLQDAVTTACGHTVCLLCLPRTPMGAQLLCPLCQGAEEEKIQAAVAPVSLGPLSETYCEEHGEKIYFFCKTDAELLCVFCREGPAHQAHTVGFLDEAIQPYRDRLRSRLEALRMERDKIEDRKCQEDQKLQEVLMQVESKKHQVEAAFERLKRELVDQRCLLLNRLEELERQICKEREEYISKVSQEVDRLSTQVEELEEKCQQPASELLQDARLNQSRYELKTFVSPEAISSDLVKKIRNLHRKILSLPKMMRTFSENLMQHLETDSETEA, encoded by the exons ATGCCCTCAACCCGGTCCCTGCGGGGACTTCACCAAGTAGCCTGTCCTGTCTGCACCCGACCCTTGCAGGATGCGGTGACCACAGCCTGCGGACACACTGTCTGCCTACTCTGCCTCCCGCGCACCCCAATGGGAGCCCAGCTGCTGTGCCCTCTCTGTCAGGGGGCAGAAGAGGAGAAAATCCAGGCCGCAGTGGCCCCGGTGTCCCTAGGTCCCCTGAGCGAGACCTACTGTGAAGAGCACGGAGAGAAGATCTATTTCTTCTGTAAGACAGACGCGGAGCTGCTCTGCGTGTTCTGCAGGGAGGGCCCCGCCCACCAGGCACACACTGTGGGGTTCCTGGATGAAGCCATCCAACCCTACAGG GATCGTCTCAGGAGTCGGTTAGAAGCTCTAAGAATGGAGAGGGACAAGATAGAAGATAGGAAATGTCAAGAAGACCAGAAGCTCCAGGAGGTTCTG ATGCAGGTTGAAAGCAAAAAGCATCAGGTAGAAGCTGCTTTTGAAAGGCTGAAGCGGGAGCTTGTGGACCAGAGATGCCTCCTGCTGAACAGGCTGGAGGAACTAGAACGGCAGATCTGCAAGGAGAGGGAAGAGTACATCAGCAAAGTCTCCCAGGAGGTCGACCGGCTGAGTACCCaggtggaggagctagaggagaaGTGTCAGCAACCAGCAAGTGAGCTTCTGCAA GATGCCAGACTCAATCAGAGCAG GTACGAGCTGAAGACTTTTGTGAGCCCAGAGGCCATTTCCTCTGATCTTGTCAAGAAGATCCGAAACCTCCACAGGAAAATACTTAGCCTCCCAAAGATGATGAGGACATTTTCAG aaaACTTGATGCAGCATCTGGAGACAGATTCAG AAACAGAAGCCTAG
- the Trim15 gene encoding tripartite motif-containing protein 15 isoform 2 (isoform 2 is encoded by transcript variant 2) produces the protein MPSTRSLRGLHQVACPVCTRPLQDAVTTACGHTVCLLCLPRTPMGAQLLCPLCQGAEEEKIQAAVAPVSLGPLSETYCEEHGEKIYFFCKTDAELLCVFCREGPAHQAHTVGFLDEAIQPYRDRLRSRLEALRMERDKIEDRKCQEDQKLQEVLMQVESKKHQVEAAFERLKRELVDQRCLLLNRLEELERQICKEREEYISKVSQEVDRLSTQVEELEEKCQQPASELLQDARLNQSRYELKTFVSPEAISSDLVKKIRNLHRKILSLPKMMRTFSENLMQHLETDSGS, from the exons ATGCCCTCAACCCGGTCCCTGCGGGGACTTCACCAAGTAGCCTGTCCTGTCTGCACCCGACCCTTGCAGGATGCGGTGACCACAGCCTGCGGACACACTGTCTGCCTACTCTGCCTCCCGCGCACCCCAATGGGAGCCCAGCTGCTGTGCCCTCTCTGTCAGGGGGCAGAAGAGGAGAAAATCCAGGCCGCAGTGGCCCCGGTGTCCCTAGGTCCCCTGAGCGAGACCTACTGTGAAGAGCACGGAGAGAAGATCTATTTCTTCTGTAAGACAGACGCGGAGCTGCTCTGCGTGTTCTGCAGGGAGGGCCCCGCCCACCAGGCACACACTGTGGGGTTCCTGGATGAAGCCATCCAACCCTACAGG GATCGTCTCAGGAGTCGGTTAGAAGCTCTAAGAATGGAGAGGGACAAGATAGAAGATAGGAAATGTCAAGAAGACCAGAAGCTCCAGGAGGTTCTG ATGCAGGTTGAAAGCAAAAAGCATCAGGTAGAAGCTGCTTTTGAAAGGCTGAAGCGGGAGCTTGTGGACCAGAGATGCCTCCTGCTGAACAGGCTGGAGGAACTAGAACGGCAGATCTGCAAGGAGAGGGAAGAGTACATCAGCAAAGTCTCCCAGGAGGTCGACCGGCTGAGTACCCaggtggaggagctagaggagaaGTGTCAGCAACCAGCAAGTGAGCTTCTGCAA GATGCCAGACTCAATCAGAGCAG GTACGAGCTGAAGACTTTTGTGAGCCCAGAGGCCATTTCCTCTGATCTTGTCAAGAAGATCCGAAACCTCCACAGGAAAATACTTAGCCTCCCAAAGATGATGAGGACATTTTCAG aaaACTTGATGCAGCATCTGGAGACAGATTCAG GCTCCTAG